In Rutidosis leptorrhynchoides isolate AG116_Rl617_1_P2 chromosome 6, CSIRO_AGI_Rlap_v1, whole genome shotgun sequence, the DNA window GTTTACAACCCGTTCAACCATCTTAGTACCCATCAAAACAGGGTTAACATCGTCATTTCCATCCGAATATCCACGACTCCTCGTAACCGCAGGTTTCACACTGTTGCTTAAAGCGGGCCCTCTCGAAGGAGAGCAAGATGTCCTTTTTGGTACTGTTTTAAAGTTAGTTTCACTCGCATTCAATTTAACAGTAGGTGGGCCCGGCCTTTCTTTAGATGCTGAAGCAGACCTTTCGGGCAGAGATTTCTTCACAGTTTGTGATGTCTCGAGTGGATTTTTTGACGGTCTGGATTTAATTGATGGGAAACTACCACGTGATGGAGCAAGTAAACCAGATGGGTTAGAAGGTCGACCCGTTGGGGTTGAAGATCTTGATGTTGTCTTTGAAGCAGATATATTGGAAGGTCGGGTCGTTGCAGTTGGAGTTGAAGATCTTGATGCTGACTTGGACATTGGGGTGGAAGATCTTGATTTGGACTTAGAAGCAGCAGAAATTATGTTGGGCCGGGCTGTAGGAGTTATGGACCTCTTTGAAGGAGGAACGGGCTTAATGGAAGCAACTGTAGCCCGTGAAGTTGGAGTGGATGATCTCGATGGTTTTGAAATTGAAGGTGCAACAGACCGTATGGTTGGGGTTGAAGATCTGGATCCAGTTGATGGAGCCTTTCGAGACGGTGATGGTCGTCGAACGGTAGCATTGGAAGATTTTACACCGTTGGATGATGCTGGAAGTTTAGATGCTATTTGGGCTGATGAAGTACCATTCACAGGGAGATCTTCTAGCTGCAATGTCATAAAGGATAAAATAAATAAGGTATTGACACTGAATGAGTTACAAGCTCTGAAACGCGATAAAACAATTCATTCAAGAAGTTGTACAAAGAAAGAAAGAGTAATGTTTACTTGTGAACATCTCTAACAGATTGCATGATTTGAATTAAAAAAGGTCAGGGGTTCAAAAAGGTTGAAACTTGAAATTCAACAAAAATGTTCTTTTATGAATTAAACATCCTGAAGCATTTCAATTAACCAAGATAGATACTTTTTTAAATTAATATGACACTTAGAATTATATTTGACAAAATCATTATTTATAGATAAAGTTAAAGATTTTTAACAAGAAAATGCTTTTTGATCAACCCAACCCAGATGTTTTGACCCATTATCCAATCCGACCATATAAGATGACAATATAAAACCACTTGGAAATAAATAGTACTCTTACTCTAGACTCTGAGGATGTAGATTGGCCATTAGATATCAGTTTGTGACATGTAACATCTTTCTGTTCTTCCATTTCAATTGAGGGTGTTGTATCGCGAGGAAGTGAAAGAAGCCTGATTTCACAAGATACAAAGTATATGAAATCTCAGGTGTAAATAAAAGTAAAAACAGGAAATGAACAAACCAGAATTTGTACATTCACAAAGATTTGTGCAAGATAAAAGCTTATCTAAAAGCATATTACATGTCAACCACAACCATATAGGTTCGATATGTAGTGTTTAGTGAACTCTATATGCTTCATTGACCATTAACTTAACTGAATTATAAGTTGTAGCATCTAATCTTCTATTATAAAGCTAATTATATATACATACTCGGTGAATTACTAACATATTGCAACATTTGATTAGTCATACAGATCTGTAGAATTCTTTGACTTAGTCAAACATCTAAAGGGTAAATTATATGGTACTTTATGGATCAAAATGAGTGCCATCAATAACTTTGTAACAATCAGGCTGATATAAATGCAGTAGTACTATGTTCAGTTTTCACTTGCATATATGACTTCAATATTAACTATTTTTCactatatatattcttatatcAAACGGACTTCCGAAGAAAGGGGGATGTTATAATTTACAAATATAAGGAGGATGCTGGTGACACCATTTCTGATTTTTATAACTTAATGGAGACCTGccttatgataaaaataaaaataaatcaaaAAATTCCAGGTGGTCCATATCTTATCAGGTATAGACAGCAACTAGTAATTAATAAAGTACTCCTTTTCCCATAGCAACAAAAGCAAAATCCAGAGAGCTAAATTGCCGTGTAtgagtggcgattctaggatcaaaactCAAAGGATCATATATACAATCTGAGTGatactttgcaattttcttttTTAAAGAATGGctgtttagttttttttttaaaaaaacattaattataaaaatatatgaGGTCCTTTATTTAAATTAGTGGTGTCCTATATAATTTGAGTGATATtttatagaaaaataaaaaaatcaataGAACTCACATTAGTATCTACTACCAGTTTGAAGTTTGAGGCATACCAATCATAGTCTGAAGTGTTTTCAGAATTCAAAATATCATCAGCACCATCTGGACCATTTATCGTCAATCTTGTGTCAGACATCAACGGGTTCTCAGATTCAGAGTCTGCACCATACAATTTATTTGTCATAAATTTAGTTGAACTGTCAATGTTGTTTCAATATAAATGCTATTAAGAATCAAGATaccaaaaataaaaaaacaaaaactaGCCACTTTGCATCTGTGTTTTAATGTATGGCACTATTGCCATTATATGCATCAGTGGATTGTATTCTACAGCATGTGCATCAgcccaataaaattggtgatcagATAAGAGGATTATGTGGGGACAACAGTCCAACAGTTTGCTTAGGATTCTCGATAACGGTCAACAAGGGATGACTGATTGCTAGCATGGGTCATAGTTTATAAGTTGTATCATTGTTACTTGTACCAATAATTGGTCCTAGTACAACTAACAAACCGTGACAACGAAACACGGATATAACTGCACTTACTATTTCTTACGGAGTATCATTCATCACACTGGTACAAGAGTTATAAAGCCATTGACTGTAACTTTGGACGTGAATGAGTTGTATATCAACTTTAAAATCAATATGATTAATGAACCTTCAAAGCACTTGATTACTACATTAAACTTGGCTCCTTAAAAATGTAACTAAACTAATGTTATATGCAGTAATTCAACAaaataatatatactccgtatatcatATCTAAAATGCGAGAAAGCATGAAAAAAACTCCTGAATTAACATCGATTCACCAGGCCGAAATCACCTTTCGGTTTCACAGTCTAAATTTGAAGCAATATGTATGCAGTGAATACTACAGTAGTAATAACACTACAGAATTATTCATTACCACCATGACACATGtccagaataataataataataataataactttcggtTTTTCAggggaaaaaataataataaataactctGGTCATTTTTTTCTTCTCTGCAAGTTAAATTTTAGTGTCAAGTTTTTCAACACCTACAATATAATTGTCCCTTTTTTTAATTAGACAATTAATCATTATTCATAGCCTACTCCATGTAGACTATATTGGGACAAAAACAGGACAATCGTTTCGTCTTCCTAACGTTATTAGCTCATGTGGTAGTGGCTGCCTCTCTTAGCGAGGGTCAGGAATTCGACTCCCGTGTGTGCAGCATTGCACACAAAGTTGCCCCTTAACtcttgaattccacccaagggtgTCGCGTTGCGGGGGCGGTGGTGGAGGAGGGTTTTGCCGCCCATGCCCTCAGATTAGGGCCCCGTTTCATCCTGGGTAACAgttggggcgggttatgcaactgcgagaGATGAACGTGTGGGTGGTTTAGTCCCTGGGTGATCCGaactgctgttaaaaaaaaaaaggacTTCTACCTAGCGGTATCTAGAAAAGTCTTCAACCTTGAGGTTGTGAGTTCGAGTCACGTGAATAAAAAGAGTGTGTCCGTGTGTTTGATGTTAAAAAAAAGATATTTATACAAaactgttataaaagtaataattggatgataattttattattattatagatattgcatagtatatttgtttttgagtataaataggtgtgttgagttagagtttattgtatgtattttttggttaacaaaaacactctctctctctctctctagattccaaatgccaccaaactctcattgtacatttttctataaataaaaaaccaattactcataccttttgttcaacctttgttttctccgttttacagtatctctatctctatataccttctacagtcaagaaccactaaaggtagttataagcctactgaattataacacgttatcagcacgattatctcaacatttatactaaatatggttggctctgccacctaactaatatatggtcggttataccacctaaatgatatatggtcgacactgtcgcctaatttacatttatgttatctaacatttatttatgtatactaacatttacatttatgttatctaacatttatttatgtatactaacatttacagttatgttcactaacatttatatttatgttatttaagttatatatggtcggttataccacctgaattatattttctgtaatctaactcttattaacttcactaacatttatatttatgttatttaagttatatatggtcggttataccacctgaattatattttctgtaatctaactcttattaacttcactaacatttatatttatgttaataagacctcatgattgtacgcaacacgtcatttgacaacacggtactttatgtacgcaacacgtcatttgacaacacggtaccatgggtcgagattaattccgatcaatacgaatacgatggggtctttatatgttatctaacatttatgattacttatgcaattaatcattatttatttcatgcatactaatgtttattcttaaatttataatcttaaaagttaaaataaaaaaagtagtttgtatttttattaaaagtaaatcttaaaagttaaaataaaaaagtagtttgtatttttattaaaagtaaatcttaaaagttaaaatagaaaaagtagtttgtatttttattaaaagtaaatcttaaaagttaaaataaaaaaagtagtttgtatttttattaaaagtaaatcttaaaagttaaaataagaaaagtagtttgtatttttattaaaagtaaatcttaaaggttaaaataagaaaaatatattataataatatatattataacttaatatatattataataatatcattaataatataatataatatgaacctatattcccttatgattttattatttgtaatcataccattattcctttgtttactacttatgaatctaaactaattctaattgcatgttgttatttatctacgaaaaaaaaatattatgattatgatttatgttgttcatctttctgaaaatagaaaatgtcaaacttatcaaagcttgagtttgatgccttagacgtatcgggaacaaactacacatcatgggttatggacgtagaaataaatcttggatcattgggtattctagaaactttaaaagaaaataatacttgttccgatcaagataaattaaaatcaattgcttttattcgcaaacatattgataccaccttaaaacatatgtttctcactatcaaagatccacatgttttatgggaaagtatcaagagtagattcgataatcaaaaggaaatattacttccagctgcgagggaagaatggagaaatctaaggttccaagatttcaaaaaggtaagtgaatacagctcggccatgttcaagatccgttcaaagcttcaattctgtggtcaagaaataagtgatgctgatatgatggagaaaactttctccacaatgcattctgcaaatataactgtgcaagaaaatttaagattgcagaattatataactttttccaaacttcaaacttatctcttagttgcagaagttaataaagaattactgatgaaaaatcaagaatctcgtcctaccggtgcgctagcatttcctgaagctaatgctattaacaataataataataataataaaagaagaaatgcacatggacgagggcgtggaagaggtcgtagccatattggccaaaaccatcatcatggaaattaccataacaataataaaaatcataactatgttcgaaatcatccttatggtaatggtcgtggtggtcgtggtcgtgatggtcgtggtggtcgtggtcgtggacaaagaaataataatccacaaaattataaaatccaaacaccatacaatcccacaaatcacaatgttgaagaaggctcttcaaagaatgttgaagattcttgttaccgatgtggtaaaattggccactggtctaaaaactgccgaacaaatcagcattctgttaatcggtatcaagaatccctaaagagaaaaggaaaagaagcaaatcttgtggatgaccttgatacaaaaatcactgagccaacttgtgactactttaatgaataaatttctaatatctatatatatatatatatatatatatatatatatatatatatatatatatatatatatatatatatatatatatatatatatatatatatatatatatatatatatatatatatatatatatcctattatatgttctcgttaaataaatggttgtagattttcaatctacaccatatctagtttactacatatttccttattatgtgctatcgtttgtaacatgttttgaatgtaatatattgatgaattatatactcattatttgtttctcatattttttttgaagttcatgatgtatactgctggagtaaaaaatcagtcaaatggtggagatatttgtattgcagacagtggtgccactcacaccatactcaaatctaaaaaatatttcacagacttgaaagcaacggaaggaactatacatactatatcaagtcctgtggacttaataaaaggaatgggaaaggcaaaattcatgttaccaaatggtacgaattttctgataaataatgccttattttctcccatgtcaaagagaaatttgttaagtttctctgacatataccaaaatggatatgattatcagtcagtgacaacagaaaatgaaaaatatttaagtatcactgataagaatcgtgtaattgaaaaactaccaagacttcattctggtttacattatacacatataaatgtacctgaagtaaatgtggtagttaaagaaaaattatgtgatcctgtaatgatcagtttgtggcatgagagattaggtcacccaggatcaacaatgatgaaaagaataatacaaaatacacatggacatccattggcggatcaaaggatccctcatgatgcacttatcccatgtacatcatgctcacttggaaagttgataataagaccatcacctcttaaggttgaaaaagaatcaccaatgtttcttgaaagaattcaaggtgatatatatggaccaattcatccaccatgtggaccatttagatattttatggttctaatagacgcatctagtagatggtctcatgtttgtctattatcaagtcgaaatatggcatttgcaaaatttcttgctcaaattattaaattgagagcacatttccctgattatactattaaaagggtgagactagataatgccggtgagtttacgtctcaagcatttaataacttttgcatgtctattgggattattgttgaacatcccgttgcccatgtgcatacacaaaatggtttagctgaatcattaattaaacgattgcagctaatagctagaccattgataatgcgaacaaaactcccagtatctgtatggggccatgcaattttgcatgctgcatcattgattcgcattagaccaagcgcaagtcatacatattctcctttgcaacttgcttttggtcatcagccaaatatttcccaccttagaacatttggttgtgcggtttatgtccctatcgcaccaccacaacgcactaaaatgggtcctcaaagaaggatgggaatatatgttggatatgaaacatcttcaataataagatatattgaacccatgacgggtgatgtttttacagcacgttttgctgattgtcactttaatgaaacattattccctagattagggggagaaataaaaaataaagaaaatgatgtttcatggtgtgaacctcaattaatgtatcttgatcctcgcacaaaagaatgcgagatcgaagttcaaaaaataatgcatatgcaagaacttgcaaataaattgcctgatgcatttacagatacaaaaagagtgactaaatcatatataccagcagcaaatgctccagctcgaattgaaattccaaaaactggcaataatgttattcttgagtctttgccacgccaaaaacgtgggagaccaattggttccaaagataaaaatcctcggaaaagaaaatcagctgataatgaggtaaaagaaagtgttcaagaagaactacaaatcaatactccttctgcagaggagattgatgatgtcaatacggaattttcaatcaattacgcacattcaaaaatattatggaaccgaaatgaaatgaaaaatcttgatgagatattttcatataatgttgcatatgacatcatgaatgatgatgatgatccagaaccaaaatctgtcatggaatgtcaaaatagacatgattgggatcattggaaaggagcaatacgagctgaatttgaatcactcaataaaagaaaagttttcggatctatcattctcacacctaaagatgtgaaacctgtgggatatagatgggtttttgtgcgaaaaagaaatgagaaaaatgaagttacaaggtataaagctagacttgtagctcaaggtttttctcaaagaccgggaattgattatgagaaaacttattctcctgttatggatgcaattacttttagatacttaatcagcctggcagtttctgaaaatttagaaatgcatctcatggatgttgtgactgcttatctttatggatcacttgatagtgatatatatatgaagatacctgaaggatttaaggtatcagaagcaaccaatgcaaaacccaaagaaatgtactcaatcaagttacaaaggtctttatatgggttgaaacaatcgggtcgcatgtggtataaacgattaagtgattacttgataagcaaagggtataccaataatcttatttgcccatgtgttttcattaagaaaacaacatccggatatgtgatcatagttgtttatgttgatgatcttaatatcataggtacaaataaagagatccatgaagccattcaacttctaaagaaagaatttgaaatgaaagatctcggaaaaaccaagtattgccttggtttacaaattgaacatatgcctaatggtttacttgtacatcaaacaacatatattctaacgaatcaaaacaagatttggttggttatgcagatgcaggttatttatctgatccacataaagctaaatctcaaaatggatatgtattcctaaatggaggtaccgcaatatcatggcgttctcaaaaacaaacacttgttgcaacatcatcaaatcatgccgaagtaattgcattacatgaagccagtcgggaatgtttttggttgagatcaatgacacaactcattactgattcttgtggactagaacgcaataaaagttcaacaactatctatgaagataatgtagcttgcataacacagatgaaagaagggtatatca includes these proteins:
- the LOC139855579 gene encoding uncharacterized protein, with protein sequence MSASVEYRQDEMSIKEKEMSDDLSLFIDFDAAKLNLEVTLDSESENPLMSDTRLTINGPDGADDILNSENTSDYDWLLSLPRDTTPSIEMEEQKDVTCHKLISNGQSTSSESRLEDLPVNGTSSAQIASKLPASSNGVKSSNATVRRPSPSRKAPSTGSRSSTPTIRSVAPSISKPSRSSTPTSRATVASIKPVPPSKRSITPTARPNIISAASKSKSRSSTPMSKSASRSSTPTATTRPSNISASKTTSRSSTPTGRPSNPSGLLAPSRGSFPSIKSRPSKNPLETSQTVKKSLPERSASASKERPGPPTVKLNASETNFKTVPKRTSCSPSRGPALSNSVKPAVTRSRGYSDGNDDVNPVLMGTKMVERVVNMRKLAPPKEDQVTDQNVTSGKLSVSQDKGFGRSLSKKSFDMALRHLDIRRSMPGNMRASITKVPASSVYSVRSESIKTVTRSASDSPLATSSSASSDLSENGRSYYQ